A region of Pempheris klunzingeri isolate RE-2024b chromosome 15, fPemKlu1.hap1, whole genome shotgun sequence DNA encodes the following proteins:
- the LOC139213767 gene encoding E3 ubiquitin-protein ligase SH3RF1-like, producing the protein MQVVVAVAPYRPRWPKELELKQGDLVQVLFREDESWWFGRLRDGAEGYFPATCVEPLQARGLSSATPTLLRRGSVPVAMTTAGAPCGCTSGHGTPKLLRKNSVRRPLGADGPSAPSGPLAAHPHGSPSLLHRVLAKSRRKSCPHLQHPPLDSGSVNSGFQPD; encoded by the exons atGCAG GTGGTTGTGGCGGTGGCCCCGTACCGGCCCCGCTGGCCGAAGGAGCTGGAGCTAAAGCAGGGAGACCTGGTCCAGGTCCTGTTCAGGGAGGACGAGAGCTGGTGGTTCGGACGCCTCCGAGACGGAGCTGAGGGATACTTCCCCGCCACCTGTGTAGAGCCACTGCAG GCCCGGGGGTTGTCCAGTGCCACGCCCACGCTGCTCAGAAGGGGGTCGGTCCCGGTCGCCATGACAACAGCTGGCGCCCCATGTGGCTGCACGAG CGGTCACGGCACCCCGAAGCTGCTGAGGAAGAACAGCGTCCGCAGGCCCCTGGGAGCCGACGGGCCCTCTGCGCCTTCGGGACCTTTGGCAGCACACCCCCACGGCTCCCCCAGCCTCCTCCACCGCGTCCTGGCCAAATCCAGGAGGAAGAGCTGCCCCCACCTTCAACACCCCCCTTTGGACTCTGGATCCGTCAACAGTGGCTTCCAGCCGGATTAG